A genomic segment from Microcella flavibacter encodes:
- a CDS encoding succinate dehydrogenase iron-sulfur subunit: MATATATPAAEVAAIQAFTVTLIVRRFDPEKDADPYWEDFDVEMYSTDRVLDALHKIKWDQDGTLSFRRSCAHGICGSDAMRINGRNRLACKTLIKDLDITKPIYVEAIKGLPLEKDLIVDMEPFFESYRQVQPFLVAGSKPEKERLQTIEERARFDDTTKCILCAACTSSCPVFWTDGQYFGPAAIVNAHRFIFDSRDEAAQVRLDILNDKEGVWRCRTTFNCSEACPRGIEVTKAIAEVKQAILRGKP; this comes from the coding sequence ATGGCGACCGCCACCGCAACCCCGGCCGCCGAGGTCGCGGCCATCCAGGCGTTCACCGTCACCCTCATCGTGCGGCGCTTCGATCCCGAGAAGGATGCGGACCCGTACTGGGAGGACTTCGACGTCGAGATGTACTCGACCGATCGCGTGCTCGACGCCCTGCACAAGATCAAGTGGGATCAGGACGGCACGCTGTCGTTCCGCCGCTCGTGCGCCCACGGCATCTGCGGCTCGGACGCCATGCGCATCAACGGCCGCAACCGCCTGGCCTGCAAGACGCTCATCAAGGACCTCGACATCACGAAGCCCATCTACGTGGAGGCCATCAAGGGCCTGCCGCTGGAGAAGGATCTCATCGTCGACATGGAGCCCTTCTTCGAGTCGTACCGCCAGGTGCAGCCGTTCCTCGTCGCGGGCTCGAAGCCCGAGAAGGAGCGCCTGCAGACGATCGAGGAGCGCGCCCGCTTCGACGACACCACCAAGTGCATCCTCTGCGCCGCCTGCACCTCCTCGTGCCCGGTGTTCTGGACGGACGGGCAGTACTTCGGCCCCGCCGCGATCGTCAACGCGCACCGCTTCATCTTCGACAGCCGCGACGAGGCCGCCCAGGTGCGCCTCGACATCCTCAACGACAAGGAGGGCGTGTGGCGCTGCCGCACGACCTTCAACTGCTCCGAGGCGTGCCCCCGAGGCATCGAGGTGACCAAGGCGATCGCCGAGGTCAAGCAGGCCATCCTGCGCGGCAAGCCCTAG